In Xenorhabdus ishibashii, the following are encoded in one genomic region:
- a CDS encoding MFS transporter, whose translation MNISETTTKIGRRRYLTLIMIFITVVICYVDRANLAVASADIQKEFAITKTEMGYIFSAFSWLYTLCQIPGGWFLDRVGSRLTYFIAILGWSVATLLQGFAIGLMSLIGLRSIIGIFEAPTFPTNNRMVTSWFPEHERASAVGFYTSGQFVGLAFLTPLLMWIQVLISWHWVFFLTGGIGIIWSFIWIKIYRRPRLTKNMSHAELEYIRSGGGLIDDDSPAKRAEQPSLTIADWKLMFHRKLVGVYLGQFAVASTLWFFLTWFPNYLIQEKGITALKAGFMTTVPFLAAFLGVLLSGWLADKMVRKGFSLGAARKTPIICGLIISACIMGANYTNNPIWVMVLMALAFFGNGFASITWSLVSSLAPIRLIGLTGGIFNFAGGLGGISMPLVIGYLAQSYGFSPALVYISVVTLIGALSYIFLVGEVKRVG comes from the coding sequence ATGAATATTTCAGAAACAACTACGAAAATTGGGCGTCGGCGCTATTTGACGCTGATAATGATCTTTATCACCGTCGTTATTTGTTATGTTGATCGCGCTAACCTTGCTGTTGCGTCAGCAGATATTCAAAAAGAGTTTGCTATCACGAAAACAGAAATGGGTTACATTTTTTCAGCTTTCTCCTGGCTTTATACCTTATGTCAAATTCCTGGTGGCTGGTTCCTTGATCGCGTTGGCTCACGCCTGACCTATTTTATTGCTATTCTTGGCTGGTCGGTGGCGACGTTATTACAGGGTTTTGCCATCGGGCTGATGTCACTTATTGGACTACGTTCCATCATTGGTATTTTTGAAGCCCCGACATTCCCCACCAATAACCGCATGGTGACAAGTTGGTTCCCTGAGCATGAGCGCGCCTCTGCCGTTGGTTTTTACACCTCAGGGCAGTTTGTTGGACTTGCTTTTCTGACCCCACTTCTCATGTGGATTCAGGTACTCATTAGCTGGCATTGGGTTTTTTTCTTGACTGGTGGTATCGGGATTATTTGGTCATTCATCTGGATTAAAATTTATCGGCGGCCGCGGTTAACAAAAAATATGAGTCATGCAGAGCTTGAATATATCCGCAGTGGAGGAGGATTGATCGATGATGACTCACCCGCTAAGAGAGCGGAACAACCGTCTCTTACTATCGCTGACTGGAAGCTAATGTTCCATCGTAAGCTGGTGGGTGTCTATCTGGGGCAATTTGCAGTCGCTTCAACACTGTGGTTCTTTTTGACCTGGTTCCCGAATTATCTGATTCAAGAGAAAGGGATCACCGCGCTGAAAGCCGGCTTTATGACGACCGTTCCGTTCCTGGCCGCATTTCTCGGTGTACTCCTTTCTGGTTGGTTGGCAGATAAAATGGTACGCAAAGGTTTCTCTTTGGGCGCGGCGCGTAAGACACCGATTATTTGTGGTTTGATCATTTCCGCCTGTATTATGGGAGCCAACTATACTAACAACCCAATATGGGTCATGGTGCTGATGGCGCTGGCATTCTTTGGTAATGGCTTTGCATCTATTACCTGGTCACTGGTTTCTTCACTGGCACCGATTCGTTTGATTGGTTTGACCGGCGGCATTTTTAATTTTGCCGGCGGGTTGGGAGGGATCTCGATGCCGCTTGTGATAGGTTATTTGGCGCAGAGCTACGGTTTTTCTCCAGCACTGGTTTACATTTCCGTTGTAACATTGATTGGTGCACTCTCCTATATCTTTCTCGTGGGAGAAGTAAAACGTGTAGGCTAA
- a CDS encoding YebC/PmpR family DNA-binding transcriptional regulator codes for MAGHSKWANTKHRKAAQDAKRGKIFTKIIRELVTAARLGGGEPDSNPRLRAAVDKALSNNMTRDTLNRAIARGVGNDESDNMETIIYEGYGPGGTAVMVECLSDNRNRTVSEVRHAFTKTGGNLGTDGSVSYLFTKKGVISYAPGLDEDAVMEAALEAGADDVETYDDGAIDVYTTPESFGSVKDALDAAGFKADSAEVSMIPSTKAELDAETAPKLLRLIDMLEDSDDVQEVYHNGEISDEVAALL; via the coding sequence ATGGCAGGTCATAGTAAATGGGCCAATACGAAACACCGCAAAGCGGCACAGGATGCCAAACGCGGTAAGATCTTTACTAAAATTATCCGTGAATTGGTCACGGCTGCGCGATTGGGTGGTGGTGAGCCAGATTCCAACCCACGTTTGCGCGCTGCCGTCGATAAAGCGCTATCCAACAACATGACGCGTGATACGTTGAATCGCGCAATTGCCCGTGGTGTTGGTAACGACGAATCAGATAACATGGAAACCATCATTTATGAAGGCTATGGTCCTGGTGGTACAGCGGTGATGGTAGAGTGCTTGAGTGATAACCGTAACCGTACTGTTTCTGAAGTTCGTCATGCGTTCACCAAAACAGGTGGTAACCTGGGAACGGATGGCTCTGTTTCTTATCTGTTCACCAAGAAAGGGGTTATTTCTTACGCACCAGGTCTGGACGAAGATGCGGTGATGGAAGCCGCATTGGAAGCAGGTGCTGACGATGTTGAAACGTATGATGATGGCGCAATTGACGTCTATACTACTCCAGAGTCTTTCGGGAGTGTTAAAGATGCATTGGATGCAGCAGGCTTTAAGGCAGATTCCGCAGAAGTTTCTATGATCCCATCTACGAAAGCGGAACTGGATGCAGAAACTGCGCCTAAATTACTTCGTCTGATCGATATGCTTGAAGATTCTGACGACGTGCAAGAGGTTTATCATAATGGTGAAATCTCTGATGAGGTTGCAGCACTGCTGTAA
- the cmoA gene encoding carboxy-S-adenosyl-L-methionine synthase CmoA, giving the protein MSNQESHNQRDSLFSAPIANLGDWSFDERVAEVFPDMVKRSIPGYSNIIAMIGMLAGRFVTPNSQIYDLGCSLGAATLSIRRAMGADDNNTTSRTAGCRIIAVDNSPAMIARCRRHIDAFKASIPVEVIEQNILDTDIQNASMVVLNFTLQFLHPDDRQKMLDKIYAGLKPGGVLVLSEKFNFEDEQIGELLFNMHYDFKRANGYSELEISQKRSMLENVMRTDPVETHKSRLKQAGFQHVEVWFQCFNFGSLLAIKGADQ; this is encoded by the coding sequence ATGTCAAATCAAGAATCTCATAATCAACGGGACAGTCTGTTCTCTGCCCCCATTGCCAATTTAGGTGACTGGAGTTTCGATGAACGTGTTGCCGAAGTCTTTCCTGATATGGTGAAACGCTCCATTCCCGGTTATTCCAATATCATTGCCATGATAGGTATGCTGGCAGGACGTTTTGTCACACCCAATAGCCAAATTTATGATCTCGGCTGTTCCCTTGGCGCAGCCACGCTGTCAATCCGCCGCGCCATGGGTGCCGATGACAACAATACCACTTCCCGTACAGCGGGTTGCCGTATTATTGCTGTTGATAATTCACCCGCAATGATCGCACGCTGCCGCCGCCATATTGACGCTTTCAAGGCCAGCATCCCCGTTGAGGTCATCGAACAAAACATTCTTGATACCGACATTCAAAATGCATCAATGGTTGTTTTGAATTTCACATTACAGTTCCTGCACCCTGATGATCGCCAGAAAATGCTGGATAAAATCTATGCCGGTTTAAAGCCAGGAGGCGTTTTGGTGCTGTCTGAAAAATTCAACTTTGAAGATGAGCAAATTGGTGAGTTGCTATTTAACATGCACTATGATTTCAAGCGAGCCAATGGTTACAGCGAACTGGAGATCAGCCAAAAACGCAGTATGCTGGAAAATGTTATGCGGACAGATCCTGTTGAAACCCATAAATCGCGCCTCAAACAAGCCGGATTCCAACACGTTGAAGTCTGGTTCCAGTGTTTTAATTTTGGCTCACTATTGGCAATAAAAGGAGCTGACCAATGA
- a CDS encoding 2-dehydro-3-deoxy-6-phosphogalactonate aldolase, with translation MLWQTNLPLIAILRGVKPDEVLGHIAAVINAGFDTVEIPLNSPQWEQSIPVVVKAFGSQALIGAGTVLKPEQVDMLAEMGCRLIVTPNIHSEVIRKAVSYGMTVCPGCATATEAFTALEAGAQSLKIFPASAFGPDYIKALKAVLPSDVPVFAVGGVTPDNLSQWIKAGCIGAGLGSDLYRAGQSVENTARQATLFVSAYREAVQ, from the coding sequence ATGCTGTGGCAAACCAATCTTCCACTTATCGCTATTCTGCGCGGTGTTAAGCCGGACGAAGTGCTTGGACACATTGCAGCGGTCATTAATGCCGGGTTCGATACAGTGGAAATCCCTCTTAATTCTCCACAGTGGGAACAGAGTATTCCGGTCGTTGTGAAAGCGTTTGGCAGTCAGGCGCTGATTGGGGCGGGAACGGTACTTAAACCAGAACAGGTGGATATGCTGGCGGAAATGGGTTGCAGACTGATTGTCACGCCTAATATTCACAGTGAAGTGATTCGCAAAGCGGTCTCTTATGGTATGACAGTATGCCCTGGTTGCGCGACAGCCACGGAAGCTTTTACTGCGCTGGAAGCTGGTGCTCAGTCACTAAAAATTTTCCCTGCATCAGCATTCGGCCCAGATTATATCAAAGCCCTGAAAGCCGTTTTACCATCAGATGTGCCTGTTTTTGCCGTGGGTGGTGTAACGCCAGATAATTTGTCTCAGTGGATTAAAGCAGGTTGCATAGGCGCCGGTTTAGGCAGTGATCTTTATCGTGCCGGTCAATCGGTTGAGAATACCGCACGGCAAGCAACCTTATTTGTGAGTGCGTACCGAGAGGCTGTGCAATGA
- a CDS encoding MAPEG family protein: MVSSLYLVLGALLLIKLSLDVVKLRTQYRVAYGDGGFYELQTAIRVHGNAVEYIPISILLLVVMEMNGAPVWMLHICGLVLLSGRVFHYFGLRHREIRWRRMGMAATYISMIIMVIANIYYLPWGQIFSLYI, from the coding sequence ATGGTCAGCTCGCTTTATCTAGTACTGGGCGCACTACTGTTAATTAAACTGTCTCTGGATGTCGTCAAATTGAGAACGCAATATCGGGTAGCCTATGGCGATGGCGGTTTTTATGAATTGCAAACCGCCATACGGGTTCATGGTAATGCGGTTGAATACATTCCCATTTCAATATTGTTATTGGTTGTGATGGAGATGAATGGGGCACCCGTCTGGATGCTGCACATTTGTGGATTGGTATTACTCTCAGGCAGAGTATTCCACTATTTTGGCTTGCGTCATCGGGAAATACGCTGGCGGCGTATGGGAATGGCTGCAACCTATATCTCAATGATAATAATGGTTATCGCTAACATCTACTATTTACCGTGGGGGCAGATCTTTTCTCTCTATATATAA
- the dgoD gene encoding galactonate dehydratase — translation MKITQFTTYRLPPRWMFLKIETDEGVVGWGEPVLEGRVRTVETAVHELSEYLIGQDPARINDLWQVMYRAGFYRGGSILMSAIAGIDQALWDIKGKVLNAPVWQLMGGLVRDKIKAYSWVGGDRPSEVIDGIKTLRKIGFDTFKLNGCEELSIIDDSRKIDAAVNTVAQIREVFGNEIEFGLDFHGRVSAPMAKVLIKALEPYRPLFIEEPVLAEQSEYYPRLAAQTHIPIAAGERMFSRFEFKRVLEMGGLAIIQPDLSHAGGMTECYKIAGMAEAYDVALAPHCPLGPIALAACLHIDFISRNAVFQEQSMGIHYNKGAELLDLVKNKEDFSMEGGVFKPLMKSGLGVEIDEAQVIERSKNAPDWRNPLWRHKDGSVAEW, via the coding sequence ATGAAAATAACTCAATTCACGACTTACCGTTTACCACCCCGCTGGATGTTCTTAAAAATTGAAACAGATGAAGGTGTTGTCGGCTGGGGAGAACCGGTGCTTGAAGGCCGTGTCCGCACAGTGGAAACGGCAGTGCACGAACTAAGTGAATATTTGATTGGACAAGATCCTGCCCGCATCAATGACCTGTGGCAGGTTATGTATCGTGCGGGTTTTTATCGTGGCGGCTCCATTCTGATGAGCGCCATTGCGGGTATCGATCAGGCTTTATGGGATATCAAAGGTAAGGTTTTGAATGCCCCCGTGTGGCAGCTCATGGGAGGGTTAGTGCGTGATAAGATTAAAGCTTATAGCTGGGTAGGGGGCGATCGCCCGTCGGAGGTGATTGACGGTATTAAAACCTTACGGAAGATCGGTTTTGATACATTCAAATTAAATGGTTGTGAAGAACTGAGCATCATTGATGATTCTCGAAAAATTGATGCTGCTGTCAATACCGTGGCACAAATCCGTGAAGTGTTCGGTAATGAAATTGAATTTGGGCTTGATTTTCATGGCCGTGTTAGTGCGCCAATGGCGAAAGTATTAATTAAGGCGTTAGAACCGTATCGCCCTCTATTCATTGAAGAACCGGTGCTGGCGGAGCAATCGGAATATTATCCACGTCTGGCAGCACAAACCCATATTCCAATTGCGGCAGGTGAGCGCATGTTTTCCCGTTTTGAATTTAAACGTGTATTGGAAATGGGAGGGCTGGCCATTATCCAGCCAGATTTATCGCATGCGGGAGGAATGACTGAATGCTATAAAATTGCGGGTATGGCTGAAGCGTATGATGTGGCTCTGGCACCCCATTGTCCACTGGGTCCGATTGCACTGGCCGCTTGCCTGCACATCGATTTCATATCACGTAATGCGGTATTTCAGGAGCAGAGCATGGGCATTCATTACAATAAAGGAGCTGAGTTACTTGATCTGGTGAAAAATAAAGAAGATTTCAGTATGGAAGGGGGGGTCTTTAAACCCTTAATGAAATCGGGGCTTGGTGTTGAAATTGACGAAGCACAGGTCATTGAACGTAGCAAAAATGCACCAGACTGGCGGAATCCATTGTGGCGACATAAAGATGGTTCCGTTGCTGAATGGTAA
- the nudB gene encoding dihydroneopterin triphosphate diphosphatase encodes MAYKRPESVLVMIYAVNSKRVLMLQRRDDPEFWQSVTGSLEKDEKPREAALREVQEEVGIDIINENLELKDCQRCLYYEIFSHLRHRYAPGVTRNKEHWFSLALPEERAILLTEHLAYQWLAAEEAAKLTKSWSNRQAIEEFVI; translated from the coding sequence ATGGCTTATAAGCGCCCTGAATCTGTATTGGTTATGATTTATGCCGTTAACAGCAAAAGGGTGCTGATGCTACAGCGACGGGACGATCCTGAATTTTGGCAATCTGTGACAGGTAGCCTTGAAAAGGACGAAAAACCGCGGGAGGCGGCGTTACGTGAAGTACAGGAAGAGGTAGGCATTGATATTATCAATGAAAATCTTGAACTGAAAGATTGTCAACGCTGTCTTTATTATGAGATTTTCTCACACTTGCGACATCGATATGCTCCAGGGGTCACGCGGAATAAAGAGCATTGGTTCTCTCTCGCATTACCTGAGGAGCGAGCGATTTTGCTGACTGAGCATCTGGCTTATCAATGGTTGGCGGCGGAAGAAGCGGCCAAATTGACGAAGTCATGGAGCAATCGGCAAGCAATTGAAGAGTTTGTAATTTAG
- a CDS encoding 2-dehydro-3-deoxygalactonokinase, with the protein MTARYITIDWGSTNLRAWLYQGDECLESRQSAMGVTRLNGKSPQVVLAEITQGWRNDKTPVVMAGMIGSNVGWKIAPYLSVPIRFSAIGEQLTPVESNVWIISGLCVSREDNHNVMRGEETQLLGAHQLFPSSLYVMPGTHCKWVLADNQQIRDFRTVMTGELHHLLLHHSLVGAGLPEQIVCPEVFNAGLKRGIDSPAILSLLFEVRASHILNALPREHVSEFLSGLLIGAEVASMSHYFADQQTITLVAGLSLAARYKQAFDTIGRNVSLADGDTVFQVGIRSIANAVANQSSTYRYSARC; encoded by the coding sequence ATGACAGCACGCTACATTACTATTGATTGGGGGTCGACCAATTTACGAGCCTGGCTATATCAGGGCGATGAATGTCTGGAAAGCAGGCAATCTGCAATGGGAGTGACTCGTCTTAATGGAAAATCCCCGCAAGTAGTGTTAGCAGAAATCACGCAAGGCTGGCGGAATGATAAAACGCCGGTTGTCATGGCAGGAATGATCGGGAGTAATGTGGGTTGGAAAATAGCTCCCTATTTGTCGGTTCCCATTAGGTTCTCTGCAATAGGTGAGCAATTAACTCCCGTTGAAAGCAATGTCTGGATTATTTCTGGATTGTGTGTTTCACGTGAAGATAATCACAACGTGATGCGAGGCGAAGAGACGCAATTATTGGGCGCTCACCAGCTTTTTCCTTCTTCTCTTTATGTCATGCCCGGTACTCACTGCAAATGGGTATTGGCTGACAACCAACAAATCCGTGATTTCCGTACTGTGATGACTGGTGAACTCCACCATTTACTTTTGCATCATTCACTGGTAGGGGCGGGGTTACCAGAACAGATTGTCTGCCCTGAGGTTTTTAACGCAGGGCTTAAACGGGGAATAGATTCTCCTGCTATTTTGTCGCTTTTATTCGAAGTTCGCGCTTCACACATATTGAATGCTCTGCCGCGCGAACATGTGAGTGAATTTTTATCTGGCCTGTTGATTGGTGCCGAAGTTGCGAGCATGAGTCACTATTTTGCAGATCAACAGACTATCACACTCGTTGCCGGACTTTCGTTAGCTGCTCGTTATAAGCAGGCGTTCGATACTATTGGGCGAAATGTTTCTCTGGCAGACGGCGATACCGTTTTTCAGGTAGGTATAAGGAGTATCGCAAATGCTGTGGCAAACCAATCTTCCACTTATCGCTATTCTGCGCGGTGTTAA
- the cmoB gene encoding tRNA 5-methoxyuridine(34)/uridine 5-oxyacetic acid(34) synthase CmoB, with product MIDFSNFYQLIAKNHLSHWLECLPAQLSHWQKTALHGQFSSWVKILESLPEIHPTQLNLKNGVIANHEPELSNGEQACIQNILKLLMPWRKGPFSLYGVEIDTEWRSDWKWDRVLPHISPLAGRTILDVGCGSGYHMWRMVGEGAHLVVGIDPTQLFLCQFEAIRKLLGNNQRAHLLPLGIEQLPELKAFDTVFSMGVLYHRRSPLDHLWQLKNQLVSGGELVLESMVIEGDEYQCLMPGERYAQMRNVYFLPSAKMLKVWLEKCGFIDVRIVDHAVTTLDEQRQTEWMKTESLADFLDPNDHRKTIEGYPAPLRAVLIARKQTMT from the coding sequence ATGATTGATTTCAGTAATTTTTATCAACTGATCGCCAAAAATCACTTAAGTCACTGGTTAGAATGCCTGCCCGCACAATTAAGCCATTGGCAGAAAACTGCATTACATGGTCAATTCAGTTCATGGGTAAAAATTCTGGAGAGTCTGCCTGAGATTCATCCGACCCAACTTAACCTGAAAAATGGTGTCATTGCTAACCATGAACCAGAGCTATCAAACGGTGAACAAGCCTGCATTCAAAATATCCTGAAACTGTTGATGCCGTGGCGCAAAGGCCCTTTTTCTCTGTATGGCGTGGAAATTGATACAGAGTGGCGTTCTGACTGGAAATGGGATCGTGTCCTTCCCCATATTTCGCCTTTAGCAGGCAGAACTATACTTGATGTCGGCTGTGGCAGTGGTTACCACATGTGGCGTATGGTCGGTGAAGGGGCGCATCTGGTCGTGGGTATTGACCCAACCCAGCTTTTTCTGTGCCAATTTGAGGCTATCAGAAAGTTACTGGGTAACAACCAACGTGCCCATCTTTTGCCATTGGGCATTGAGCAATTACCCGAACTAAAAGCCTTTGATACGGTATTTTCAATGGGGGTACTTTACCACCGCCGTTCTCCCCTCGACCATTTATGGCAACTGAAAAACCAGCTCGTTTCCGGCGGCGAGTTAGTTCTGGAGAGCATGGTGATTGAAGGTGACGAATACCAATGCCTTATGCCGGGTGAACGTTATGCACAAATGCGGAATGTCTACTTTCTTCCATCGGCTAAGATGCTAAAAGTGTGGTTGGAAAAGTGTGGTTTTATTGATGTCCGCATTGTTGATCATGCCGTCACAACACTGGACGAACAACGCCAGACCGAATGGATGAAGACTGAATCACTGGCTGATTTTCTCGATCCAAACGATCACCGTAAAACGATAGAAGGCTATCCGGCACCGCTGCGAGCGGTTCTTATTGCCCGCAAGCAAACCATGACCTGA
- the cutC gene encoding copper homeostasis protein CutC, whose translation MIRLEICCYSISCALVAQKAGADRIELCASPPEGGVTPSFGALQHARQHLSIPVHPIVRPRGGDFCYSNTDFEVMKNDVARIRDMGFPGVVFGLLNEEGHIDRLRMRQLMSLSGNMKVTFHRAFDMCFNPHVALEQLTELGVQRILTSGQQQNAELGLPLLKELLQASQGPIIMPGAGVRMSNISKFLEIGVTEVHSSAGKTVPSSMKYRKAGVTMSSDDSDVDEYAYYCVDGSLVESMKSVISLVQRKK comes from the coding sequence ATGATAAGGCTGGAAATTTGCTGTTATAGCATAAGCTGTGCTTTAGTTGCACAAAAGGCGGGAGCTGATCGCATTGAACTGTGTGCCAGCCCACCGGAAGGCGGGGTAACACCGAGCTTCGGAGCATTGCAGCATGCACGACAGCATTTATCAATTCCTGTGCATCCTATTGTACGACCAAGAGGAGGCGACTTCTGCTACAGCAACACGGATTTCGAAGTGATGAAAAATGATGTCGCTCGTATCCGTGATATGGGATTTCCTGGTGTCGTCTTTGGTCTGTTAAACGAAGAAGGTCATATCGATCGGCTGCGCATGAGGCAATTGATGTCATTATCAGGGAATATGAAAGTCACTTTTCATCGTGCTTTTGATATGTGTTTTAATCCACATGTTGCGTTGGAGCAACTGACCGAACTCGGTGTGCAGCGTATTTTAACTTCAGGCCAGCAACAAAATGCTGAGTTGGGGCTGCCTCTGTTAAAAGAGTTATTACAGGCTAGCCAAGGACCAATTATTATGCCAGGAGCGGGGGTCAGAATGAGCAATATCAGTAAATTTTTGGAAATTGGCGTCACGGAAGTTCACAGTTCAGCAGGTAAGACGGTGCCTTCTTCCATGAAATACCGGAAAGCGGGCGTGACAATGAGTTCTGACGACAGTGATGTCGATGAATATGCTTATTATTGTGTTGATGGATCGTTAGTTGAATCGATGAAAAGCGTAATTAGTCTGGTTCAACGGAAAAAATAA
- the aspS gene encoding aspartate--tRNA ligase: MRTNYCGQLNLADEGQKVTLCGWVNRRRDLGGLIFIDMRDREGIVQVFFDPDQKEVFAQASELRNEFCIQITGIVRARPDNQINKDMATGEIEVFAESLMVFNRSEPLPLDSNQNNSEEQRLKYRYLDLRRTEMSQRLKTRAKITSFVRRFMDTAGFIDVETPMLTKATPEGARDYLVPSRVHKGEFYALPQSPQLFKQLLMMSGFDRYYQIVKCFRDEDLRADRQPEFTQIDVETSFMTAEQVREIMEKMIRELWLDVKDIELGSFPIMTFEEAMRRFGSDKPDLRNPLELVDIADLVKDVEFSVFAEPANNPKGRVAVICVPGGAELSRKQIDEYGKFVGIYGAKGLAWMKVNNRAAGLEGVQSPIAKFLSAEVVESLLSRTNAQDGDILFFGADKKNIVTDAMGALRLKLGRDLNITDLASWKPLWVIDFPMFEENGEGGLTAMHHPFTSPRDMSAVELENNPESAIANAYDMVINGYEVGGGSVRIHRNEMQQAVFRILGINEQEQQEKFGFLLNALKYGTPPHAGLAFGLDRLVMLLTDTDNIRDVIAFPKTTAAACLMTDAPSPANSAALEELAISVVKKENA; encoded by the coding sequence ATGCGTACTAATTATTGTGGGCAGTTGAACCTGGCCGATGAAGGCCAGAAAGTGACTCTTTGTGGGTGGGTAAATCGTCGCCGTGATTTAGGTGGCTTGATCTTTATTGATATGCGAGATCGCGAAGGTATCGTTCAGGTCTTTTTTGACCCAGATCAGAAAGAGGTCTTTGCTCAGGCTTCTGAACTGCGTAATGAATTTTGTATTCAAATTACGGGAATTGTGCGTGCGCGCCCTGATAACCAAATTAATAAAGATATGGCAACTGGCGAAATTGAAGTTTTCGCAGAAAGCCTGATGGTTTTCAATCGCTCGGAGCCGTTGCCATTGGATAGCAACCAGAATAACAGCGAAGAGCAGCGCCTGAAATACCGCTATCTTGATCTGCGTCGCACTGAGATGTCGCAACGTCTGAAAACCAGGGCAAAGATCACCAGTTTTGTGCGTCGTTTTATGGATACTGCGGGTTTCATCGATGTTGAAACGCCAATGCTGACCAAGGCAACGCCAGAAGGTGCGCGTGACTATTTAGTACCAAGCCGTGTGCATAAAGGTGAATTTTATGCACTGCCACAGTCCCCGCAGCTTTTCAAACAGTTGTTGATGATGTCTGGCTTTGACCGTTATTACCAGATTGTGAAATGCTTCCGCGATGAAGATTTACGTGCCGATCGTCAGCCAGAATTCACCCAGATCGACGTTGAAACCTCGTTTATGACCGCTGAACAAGTTCGCGAAATCATGGAAAAAATGATCCGTGAATTGTGGCTGGATGTGAAAGATATCGAGTTGGGCAGCTTCCCAATTATGACATTCGAAGAAGCCATGCGCCGCTTTGGTTCAGATAAACCAGATTTGCGTAACCCTCTGGAATTGGTGGATATTGCCGATCTGGTTAAAGACGTGGAATTCTCTGTTTTTGCCGAACCCGCAAACAATCCTAAAGGCCGTGTAGCGGTAATTTGTGTTCCGGGCGGAGCGGAGCTGAGCCGTAAGCAAATTGATGAGTACGGTAAATTTGTTGGCATCTATGGTGCGAAGGGTTTGGCATGGATGAAAGTTAATAACCGTGCTGCTGGCCTGGAAGGGGTACAAAGCCCGATTGCTAAGTTCCTGTCTGCGGAGGTAGTTGAGAGCTTGTTGTCCCGTACCAATGCCCAGGATGGTGATATTCTGTTCTTCGGTGCTGATAAGAAAAACATTGTCACTGATGCGATGGGAGCGCTGCGCCTGAAACTCGGCCGTGACTTGAATATCACCGATTTGGCAAGCTGGAAACCGCTGTGGGTGATTGATTTCCCCATGTTTGAAGAAAACGGAGAAGGTGGTTTGACGGCAATGCATCATCCATTTACGTCTCCGCGTGATATGTCGGCGGTTGAGTTGGAAAACAATCCAGAATCCGCCATTGCGAACGCTTACGACATGGTTATCAATGGCTATGAAGTGGGTGGTGGTTCTGTCCGTATTCATCGTAATGAAATGCAGCAGGCTGTATTCCGCATTTTGGGTATCAATGAACAAGAACAGCAGGAGAAATTTGGTTTCTTGCTGAATGCTCTGAAATACGGTACACCGCCACATGCGGGATTGGCTTTCGGTTTGGATCGCCTCGTCATGTTGCTGACTGATACCGATAATATTCGTGATGTGATCGCTTTCCCGAAAACAACGGCAGCGGCTTGTTTAATGACTGATGCACCAAGTCCGGCGAATTCAGCGGCGTTGGAAGAACTGGCTATTTCAGTCGTTAAAAAAGAGAACGCATAA